The proteins below are encoded in one region of Pongo pygmaeus isolate AG05252 chromosome 20, NHGRI_mPonPyg2-v2.0_pri, whole genome shotgun sequence:
- the ZNF544 gene encoding zinc finger protein 544 isoform X16 — translation MRNRWRILCPRIITMNTSVVPLLQVNTMLSSVNATQLILLASSQGRSCCFSRCLQMRKLRPGEVKEASSESYSDRVSLSPRLECSGTISAHCKVRLLGSRYSPASASRVSGTTDWSPEDLCPLHSSLFRCREEMEARSTLVPPQASVCFEDVAMAFTQEEWEQLDLAQRTPYREVTLETWEHIVSLAGARRGPVQSGAGGPPRLESYS, via the exons ATGAGGAACAGATGGAGAATTTTATGTCCAAGAATAATCACTATGAATACATCTGTTGTGCCCCTTTTGCAGGTCAACACAATGTTAAGCTCTGTAAATGCAACTCAATTAATTCTTTTAGCATCCTCACAGGGCAGGTCTTGCTGTTTTTCCAGAtgtctacagatgaggaaactgaggcctggagaggttAAAGAGGCCAGTTCAGAGTCCTACAGCGACAG agtctcgctgtcgcccaggctagagtgcagtggcacgatctcggctcactgcaaggtccgcctcctgggttcacgctattctcctgcctcagcctcccgagtatctggaactacag ACTGGTCTCCTGAGGACCTTTGCCCTCTACACAGCAGCCTCTTCAGGTGCAGGGAGGAAATGGAAGCACGTTCTACGCTGGTTCCACCCCAG GCATCTGTGTGCTTCGAGGATGTGGCTATGGCATTCACACAGGAGGAGTGGGAACAGCTGGACCTGGCCCAGAGGACACCGTACCGAGAGGTGACACTGGAGACCTGGGAGCATATTGTCTCCCTGG CTGGAGCAAGAAGAGGACCTGTGCAGAGCGGAGCAGGAGGCCCCCCGAG
- the ZNF544 gene encoding zinc finger protein 544 isoform X18, whose amino-acid sequence MLRLCVPGQSGSPAPQHLQEILLVEEVSQVFEGKDWSPEDLCPLHSSLFRCREEMEARSTLVPPQASVCFEDVAMAFTQEEWEQLDLAQRTPYREVTLETWEHIVSLGLFLSKSDVISQLEQEEDLCRAEQEAPRA is encoded by the exons ATGCTTAGGCTCTGTGTTCCTGGCCAGAGTGGGTCCCCAGCACCGCAACATCTGCAGGAGATATTGCTGGTGGAAGAAGTTTCCCAAGTCTTTGAAGGGAAAG ACTGGTCTCCTGAGGACCTTTGCCCTCTACACAGCAGCCTCTTCAGGTGCAGGGAGGAAATGGAAGCACGTTCTACGCTGGTTCCACCCCAG GCATCTGTGTGCTTCGAGGATGTGGCTATGGCATTCACACAGGAGGAGTGGGAACAGCTGGACCTGGCCCAGAGGACACCGTACCGAGAGGTGACACTGGAGACCTGGGAGCATATTGTCTCCCTGG GGCTTTTCCTTTCCAAATCTGATGTGATCTCTCAGCTGGAGCAAGAAGAGGACCTGTGCAGAGCGGAGCAGGAGGCCCCCCGAG CCTGA
- the ZNF544 gene encoding zinc finger protein 544 isoform X7: protein MRNRWRILCPRIITMNTSVVPLLQVNTMLSSVNATQLILLASSQGRSCCFSRCLQMRKLRPGEVKEASSESYSDRVSLSPRLECSGTISAHCKVRLLGSRYSPASASRVSGTTDWSPEDLCPLHSSLFRCREEMEARSTLVPPQASVCFEDVAMAFTQEEWEQLDLAQRTPYREVTLETWEHIVSLGLFLSKSDVISQLEQEEDLCRAEQEAPREPCSFAQAGVQRHNLSSLQPSSPGFK from the exons ATGAGGAACAGATGGAGAATTTTATGTCCAAGAATAATCACTATGAATACATCTGTTGTGCCCCTTTTGCAGGTCAACACAATGTTAAGCTCTGTAAATGCAACTCAATTAATTCTTTTAGCATCCTCACAGGGCAGGTCTTGCTGTTTTTCCAGAtgtctacagatgaggaaactgaggcctggagaggttAAAGAGGCCAGTTCAGAGTCCTACAGCGACAG agtctcgctgtcgcccaggctagagtgcagtggcacgatctcggctcactgcaaggtccgcctcctgggttcacgctattctcctgcctcagcctcccgagtatctggaactacag ACTGGTCTCCTGAGGACCTTTGCCCTCTACACAGCAGCCTCTTCAGGTGCAGGGAGGAAATGGAAGCACGTTCTACGCTGGTTCCACCCCAG GCATCTGTGTGCTTCGAGGATGTGGCTATGGCATTCACACAGGAGGAGTGGGAACAGCTGGACCTGGCCCAGAGGACACCGTACCGAGAGGTGACACTGGAGACCTGGGAGCATATTGTCTCCCTGG GGCTTTTCCTTTCCAAATCTGATGTGATCTCTCAGCTGGAGCAAGAAGAGGACCTGTGCAGAGCGGAGCAGGAGGCCCCCCGAG agccttgctcttttgcccaggctggagtgcagaggcacaatctcagctcactgcaaccttcatctcctgggttcaagtga
- the ZNF544 gene encoding zinc finger protein 544 isoform X20, which yields MLRLCVPGQSGSPAPQHLQEILLVEEVSQVFEGKDWSPEDLCPLHSSLFRCREEMEARSTLVPPQASVCFEDVAMAFTQEEWEQLDLAQRTPYREVTLETWEHIVSLAGARRGPVQSGAGGPPR from the exons ATGCTTAGGCTCTGTGTTCCTGGCCAGAGTGGGTCCCCAGCACCGCAACATCTGCAGGAGATATTGCTGGTGGAAGAAGTTTCCCAAGTCTTTGAAGGGAAAG ACTGGTCTCCTGAGGACCTTTGCCCTCTACACAGCAGCCTCTTCAGGTGCAGGGAGGAAATGGAAGCACGTTCTACGCTGGTTCCACCCCAG GCATCTGTGTGCTTCGAGGATGTGGCTATGGCATTCACACAGGAGGAGTGGGAACAGCTGGACCTGGCCCAGAGGACACCGTACCGAGAGGTGACACTGGAGACCTGGGAGCATATTGTCTCCCTGG CTGGAGCAAGAAGAGGACCTGTGCAGAGCGGAGCAGGAGGCCCCCCGAGGTAA
- the ZNF544 gene encoding zinc finger protein 544 isoform X12, whose amino-acid sequence MRNRWRILCPRIITMNTSVVPLLQVNTMLSSVNATQLILLASSQGRSCCFSRCLQMRKLRPGEVKEASSESYSDRVSLSPRLECSGTISAHCKVRLLGSRYSPASASRVSGTTDWSPEDLCPLHSSLFRCREEMEARSTLVPPQASVCFEDVAMAFTQEEWEQLDLAQRTPYREVTLETWEHIVSLGLFLSKSDVISQLEQEEDLCRAEQEAPRGTRPRKEQRGYRARRI is encoded by the exons ATGAGGAACAGATGGAGAATTTTATGTCCAAGAATAATCACTATGAATACATCTGTTGTGCCCCTTTTGCAGGTCAACACAATGTTAAGCTCTGTAAATGCAACTCAATTAATTCTTTTAGCATCCTCACAGGGCAGGTCTTGCTGTTTTTCCAGAtgtctacagatgaggaaactgaggcctggagaggttAAAGAGGCCAGTTCAGAGTCCTACAGCGACAG agtctcgctgtcgcccaggctagagtgcagtggcacgatctcggctcactgcaaggtccgcctcctgggttcacgctattctcctgcctcagcctcccgagtatctggaactacag ACTGGTCTCCTGAGGACCTTTGCCCTCTACACAGCAGCCTCTTCAGGTGCAGGGAGGAAATGGAAGCACGTTCTACGCTGGTTCCACCCCAG GCATCTGTGTGCTTCGAGGATGTGGCTATGGCATTCACACAGGAGGAGTGGGAACAGCTGGACCTGGCCCAGAGGACACCGTACCGAGAGGTGACACTGGAGACCTGGGAGCATATTGTCTCCCTGG GGCTTTTCCTTTCCAAATCTGATGTGATCTCTCAGCTGGAGCAAGAAGAGGACCTGTGCAGAGCGGAGCAGGAGGCCCCCCGAG
- the ZNF544 gene encoding zinc finger protein 544 isoform X11, protein MRNRWRILCPRIITMNTSVVPLLQVNTMLSSVNATQLILLASSQGRSCCFSRCLQMRKLRPGEVKEASSESYSDRVSLSPRLECSGTISAHCKVRLLGSRYSPASASRVSGTTDWSPEDLCPLHSSLFRCREEMEARSTLVPPQASVCFEDVAMAFTQEEWEQLDLAQRTPYREVTLETWEHIVSLGLFLSKSDVISQLEQEEDLCRAEQEAPREIWRQTTCHAHRENDI, encoded by the exons ATGAGGAACAGATGGAGAATTTTATGTCCAAGAATAATCACTATGAATACATCTGTTGTGCCCCTTTTGCAGGTCAACACAATGTTAAGCTCTGTAAATGCAACTCAATTAATTCTTTTAGCATCCTCACAGGGCAGGTCTTGCTGTTTTTCCAGAtgtctacagatgaggaaactgaggcctggagaggttAAAGAGGCCAGTTCAGAGTCCTACAGCGACAG agtctcgctgtcgcccaggctagagtgcagtggcacgatctcggctcactgcaaggtccgcctcctgggttcacgctattctcctgcctcagcctcccgagtatctggaactacag ACTGGTCTCCTGAGGACCTTTGCCCTCTACACAGCAGCCTCTTCAGGTGCAGGGAGGAAATGGAAGCACGTTCTACGCTGGTTCCACCCCAG GCATCTGTGTGCTTCGAGGATGTGGCTATGGCATTCACACAGGAGGAGTGGGAACAGCTGGACCTGGCCCAGAGGACACCGTACCGAGAGGTGACACTGGAGACCTGGGAGCATATTGTCTCCCTGG GGCTTTTCCTTTCCAAATCTGATGTGATCTCTCAGCTGGAGCAAGAAGAGGACCTGTGCAGAGCGGAGCAGGAGGCCCCCCGAG
- the ZNF544 gene encoding zinc finger protein 544 isoform X9, translating into MRNRWRILCPRIITMNTSVVPLLQVNTMLSSVNATQLILLASSQGRSCCFSRCLQMRKLRPGEVKEASSESYSDRVSLSPRLECSGTISAHCKVRLLGSRYSPASASRVSGTTDWSPEDLCPLHSSLFRCREEMEARSTLVPPQASVCFEDVAMAFTQEEWEQLDLAQRTPYREVTLETWEHIVSLAGARRGPVQSGAGGPPRWSLCRPGWSAVARSWLTASSASQVHAILLPQPPE; encoded by the exons ATGAGGAACAGATGGAGAATTTTATGTCCAAGAATAATCACTATGAATACATCTGTTGTGCCCCTTTTGCAGGTCAACACAATGTTAAGCTCTGTAAATGCAACTCAATTAATTCTTTTAGCATCCTCACAGGGCAGGTCTTGCTGTTTTTCCAGAtgtctacagatgaggaaactgaggcctggagaggttAAAGAGGCCAGTTCAGAGTCCTACAGCGACAG agtctcgctgtcgcccaggctagagtgcagtggcacgatctcggctcactgcaaggtccgcctcctgggttcacgctattctcctgcctcagcctcccgagtatctggaactacag ACTGGTCTCCTGAGGACCTTTGCCCTCTACACAGCAGCCTCTTCAGGTGCAGGGAGGAAATGGAAGCACGTTCTACGCTGGTTCCACCCCAG GCATCTGTGTGCTTCGAGGATGTGGCTATGGCATTCACACAGGAGGAGTGGGAACAGCTGGACCTGGCCCAGAGGACACCGTACCGAGAGGTGACACTGGAGACCTGGGAGCATATTGTCTCCCTGG CTGGAGCAAGAAGAGGACCTGTGCAGAGCGGAGCAGGAGGCCCCCCGAG atggagtctctgtcgcccaggctggagtgcagtggcgcgctcttggctcactgcaagctctgcctcccaggttcacgccattctcctgcctcagcctcctgagtag
- the ZNF544 gene encoding zinc finger protein 544 isoform X19: MLRLCVPGQSGSPAPQHLQEILLVEEVSQVFEGKDWSPEDLCPLHSSLFRCREEMEARSTLVPPQASVCFEDVAMAFTQEEWEQLDLAQRTPYREVTLETWEHIVSLAGARRGPVQSGAGGPPRLESYS; encoded by the exons ATGCTTAGGCTCTGTGTTCCTGGCCAGAGTGGGTCCCCAGCACCGCAACATCTGCAGGAGATATTGCTGGTGGAAGAAGTTTCCCAAGTCTTTGAAGGGAAAG ACTGGTCTCCTGAGGACCTTTGCCCTCTACACAGCAGCCTCTTCAGGTGCAGGGAGGAAATGGAAGCACGTTCTACGCTGGTTCCACCCCAG GCATCTGTGTGCTTCGAGGATGTGGCTATGGCATTCACACAGGAGGAGTGGGAACAGCTGGACCTGGCCCAGAGGACACCGTACCGAGAGGTGACACTGGAGACCTGGGAGCATATTGTCTCCCTGG CTGGAGCAAGAAGAGGACCTGTGCAGAGCGGAGCAGGAGGCCCCCCGAG
- the ZNF544 gene encoding zinc finger protein 544 isoform X8, translated as MRNRWRILCPRIITMNTSVVPLLQVNTMLSSVNATQLILLASSQGRSCCFSRCLQMRKLRPGEVKEASSESYSDRVSLSPRLECSGTISAHCKVRLLGSRYSPASASRVSGTTDWSPEDLCPLHSSLFRCREEMEARSTLVPPQASVCFEDVAMAFTQEEWEQLDLAQRTPYREVTLETWEHIVSLAGARRGPVQSGAGGPPRALLFCPGWSAEAQSQLTATFISWVQVILLHQPPE; from the exons ATGAGGAACAGATGGAGAATTTTATGTCCAAGAATAATCACTATGAATACATCTGTTGTGCCCCTTTTGCAGGTCAACACAATGTTAAGCTCTGTAAATGCAACTCAATTAATTCTTTTAGCATCCTCACAGGGCAGGTCTTGCTGTTTTTCCAGAtgtctacagatgaggaaactgaggcctggagaggttAAAGAGGCCAGTTCAGAGTCCTACAGCGACAG agtctcgctgtcgcccaggctagagtgcagtggcacgatctcggctcactgcaaggtccgcctcctgggttcacgctattctcctgcctcagcctcccgagtatctggaactacag ACTGGTCTCCTGAGGACCTTTGCCCTCTACACAGCAGCCTCTTCAGGTGCAGGGAGGAAATGGAAGCACGTTCTACGCTGGTTCCACCCCAG GCATCTGTGTGCTTCGAGGATGTGGCTATGGCATTCACACAGGAGGAGTGGGAACAGCTGGACCTGGCCCAGAGGACACCGTACCGAGAGGTGACACTGGAGACCTGGGAGCATATTGTCTCCCTGG CTGGAGCAAGAAGAGGACCTGTGCAGAGCGGAGCAGGAGGCCCCCCGAG agccttgctcttttgcccaggctggagtgcagaggcacaatctcagctcactgcaaccttcatctcctgggttcaagtgattctcctgcatcagcctcctgagtag
- the ZNF544 gene encoding zinc finger protein 544 isoform X10, which yields MRNRWRILCPRIITMNTSVVPLLQVNTMLSSVNATQLILLASSQGRSCCFSRCLQMRKLRPGEVKEASSESYSDRVSLSPRLECSGTISAHCKVRLLGSRYSPASASRVSGTTDWSPEDLCPLHSSLFRCREEMEARSTLVPPQASVCFEDVAMAFTQEEWEQLDLAQRTPYREVTLETWEHIVSLGLFLSKSDVISQLEQEEDLCRAEQEAPRACIRITLCSLETNQRHLH from the exons ATGAGGAACAGATGGAGAATTTTATGTCCAAGAATAATCACTATGAATACATCTGTTGTGCCCCTTTTGCAGGTCAACACAATGTTAAGCTCTGTAAATGCAACTCAATTAATTCTTTTAGCATCCTCACAGGGCAGGTCTTGCTGTTTTTCCAGAtgtctacagatgaggaaactgaggcctggagaggttAAAGAGGCCAGTTCAGAGTCCTACAGCGACAG agtctcgctgtcgcccaggctagagtgcagtggcacgatctcggctcactgcaaggtccgcctcctgggttcacgctattctcctgcctcagcctcccgagtatctggaactacag ACTGGTCTCCTGAGGACCTTTGCCCTCTACACAGCAGCCTCTTCAGGTGCAGGGAGGAAATGGAAGCACGTTCTACGCTGGTTCCACCCCAG GCATCTGTGTGCTTCGAGGATGTGGCTATGGCATTCACACAGGAGGAGTGGGAACAGCTGGACCTGGCCCAGAGGACACCGTACCGAGAGGTGACACTGGAGACCTGGGAGCATATTGTCTCCCTGG GGCTTTTCCTTTCCAAATCTGATGTGATCTCTCAGCTGGAGCAAGAAGAGGACCTGTGCAGAGCGGAGCAGGAGGCCCCCCGAG
- the ZNF544 gene encoding zinc finger protein 544 isoform X17 gives MRNRWRILCPRIITMNTSVVPLLQVNTMLSSVNATQLILLASSQGRSCCFSRCLQMRKLRPGEVKEASSESYSDRVSLSPRLECSGTISAHCKVRLLGSRYSPASASRVSGTTDWSPEDLCPLHSSLFRCREEMEARSTLVPPQASVCFEDVAMAFTQEEWEQLDLAQRTPYREVTLETWEHIVSLAGARRGPVQSGAGGPPSLKKW, from the exons ATGAGGAACAGATGGAGAATTTTATGTCCAAGAATAATCACTATGAATACATCTGTTGTGCCCCTTTTGCAGGTCAACACAATGTTAAGCTCTGTAAATGCAACTCAATTAATTCTTTTAGCATCCTCACAGGGCAGGTCTTGCTGTTTTTCCAGAtgtctacagatgaggaaactgaggcctggagaggttAAAGAGGCCAGTTCAGAGTCCTACAGCGACAG agtctcgctgtcgcccaggctagagtgcagtggcacgatctcggctcactgcaaggtccgcctcctgggttcacgctattctcctgcctcagcctcccgagtatctggaactacag ACTGGTCTCCTGAGGACCTTTGCCCTCTACACAGCAGCCTCTTCAGGTGCAGGGAGGAAATGGAAGCACGTTCTACGCTGGTTCCACCCCAG GCATCTGTGTGCTTCGAGGATGTGGCTATGGCATTCACACAGGAGGAGTGGGAACAGCTGGACCTGGCCCAGAGGACACCGTACCGAGAGGTGACACTGGAGACCTGGGAGCATATTGTCTCCCTGG CTGGAGCAAGAAGAGGACCTGTGCAGAGCGGAGCAGGAGGCCCCCCGAG CCTGAAGAAATGGTAG
- the ZNF544 gene encoding zinc finger protein 544 isoform X14 produces the protein MRNRWRILCPRIITMNTSVVPLLQVNTMLSSVNATQLILLASSQGRSCCFSRCLQMRKLRPGEVKEASSESYSDRVSLSPRLECSGTISAHCKVRLLGSRYSPASASRVSGTTDWSPEDLCPLHSSLFRCREEMEARSTLVPPQASVCFEDVAMAFTQEEWEQLDLAQRTPYREVTLETWEHIVSLGLFLSKSDVISQLEQEEDLCRAEQEAPRA, from the exons ATGAGGAACAGATGGAGAATTTTATGTCCAAGAATAATCACTATGAATACATCTGTTGTGCCCCTTTTGCAGGTCAACACAATGTTAAGCTCTGTAAATGCAACTCAATTAATTCTTTTAGCATCCTCACAGGGCAGGTCTTGCTGTTTTTCCAGAtgtctacagatgaggaaactgaggcctggagaggttAAAGAGGCCAGTTCAGAGTCCTACAGCGACAG agtctcgctgtcgcccaggctagagtgcagtggcacgatctcggctcactgcaaggtccgcctcctgggttcacgctattctcctgcctcagcctcccgagtatctggaactacag ACTGGTCTCCTGAGGACCTTTGCCCTCTACACAGCAGCCTCTTCAGGTGCAGGGAGGAAATGGAAGCACGTTCTACGCTGGTTCCACCCCAG GCATCTGTGTGCTTCGAGGATGTGGCTATGGCATTCACACAGGAGGAGTGGGAACAGCTGGACCTGGCCCAGAGGACACCGTACCGAGAGGTGACACTGGAGACCTGGGAGCATATTGTCTCCCTGG GGCTTTTCCTTTCCAAATCTGATGTGATCTCTCAGCTGGAGCAAGAAGAGGACCTGTGCAGAGCGGAGCAGGAGGCCCCCCGAG CCTGA
- the ZNF544 gene encoding zinc finger protein 544 isoform X15, whose protein sequence is MRNRWRILCPRIITMNTSVVPLLQVNTMLSSVNATQLILLASSQGRSCCFSRCLQMRKLRPGEVKEASSESYSDRVSLSPRLECSGTISAHCKVRLLGSRYSPASASRVSGTTDWSPEDLCPLHSSLFRCREEMEARSTLVPPQASVCFEDVAMAFTQEEWEQLDLAQRTPYREVTLETWEHIVSLAGARRGPVQSGAGGPPSLHTDYTL, encoded by the exons ATGAGGAACAGATGGAGAATTTTATGTCCAAGAATAATCACTATGAATACATCTGTTGTGCCCCTTTTGCAGGTCAACACAATGTTAAGCTCTGTAAATGCAACTCAATTAATTCTTTTAGCATCCTCACAGGGCAGGTCTTGCTGTTTTTCCAGAtgtctacagatgaggaaactgaggcctggagaggttAAAGAGGCCAGTTCAGAGTCCTACAGCGACAG agtctcgctgtcgcccaggctagagtgcagtggcacgatctcggctcactgcaaggtccgcctcctgggttcacgctattctcctgcctcagcctcccgagtatctggaactacag ACTGGTCTCCTGAGGACCTTTGCCCTCTACACAGCAGCCTCTTCAGGTGCAGGGAGGAAATGGAAGCACGTTCTACGCTGGTTCCACCCCAG GCATCTGTGTGCTTCGAGGATGTGGCTATGGCATTCACACAGGAGGAGTGGGAACAGCTGGACCTGGCCCAGAGGACACCGTACCGAGAGGTGACACTGGAGACCTGGGAGCATATTGTCTCCCTGG CTGGAGCAAGAAGAGGACCTGTGCAGAGCGGAGCAGGAGGCCCCCCGAG
- the ZNF544 gene encoding zinc finger protein 544 isoform X13 yields the protein MRNRWRILCPRIITMNTSVVPLLQVNTMLSSVNATQLILLASSQGRSCCFSRCLQMRKLRPGEVKEASSESYSDRVSLSPRLECSGTISAHCKVRLLGSRYSPASASRVSGTTDWSPEDLCPLHSSLFRCREEMEARSTLVPPQASVCFEDVAMAFTQEEWEQLDLAQRTPYREVTLETWEHIVSLAGARRGPVQSGAGGPPRNLETDNLSRTQGK from the exons ATGAGGAACAGATGGAGAATTTTATGTCCAAGAATAATCACTATGAATACATCTGTTGTGCCCCTTTTGCAGGTCAACACAATGTTAAGCTCTGTAAATGCAACTCAATTAATTCTTTTAGCATCCTCACAGGGCAGGTCTTGCTGTTTTTCCAGAtgtctacagatgaggaaactgaggcctggagaggttAAAGAGGCCAGTTCAGAGTCCTACAGCGACAG agtctcgctgtcgcccaggctagagtgcagtggcacgatctcggctcactgcaaggtccgcctcctgggttcacgctattctcctgcctcagcctcccgagtatctggaactacag ACTGGTCTCCTGAGGACCTTTGCCCTCTACACAGCAGCCTCTTCAGGTGCAGGGAGGAAATGGAAGCACGTTCTACGCTGGTTCCACCCCAG GCATCTGTGTGCTTCGAGGATGTGGCTATGGCATTCACACAGGAGGAGTGGGAACAGCTGGACCTGGCCCAGAGGACACCGTACCGAGAGGTGACACTGGAGACCTGGGAGCATATTGTCTCCCTGG CTGGAGCAAGAAGAGGACCTGTGCAGAGCGGAGCAGGAGGCCCCCCGAG